The following proteins are co-located in the Frigidibacter mobilis genome:
- the tatB gene encoding Sec-independent protein translocase protein TatB, translated as MFDIGWSELLVIGVVALIVVGPKDLPVMFRTLGRMTGKARGMAREFSRAMDDAARESGVKDLGNDLRAATSKKALGLDALEKAADRFEKWEPKLPGSQPQAKPAPASPPMGPATQALADDRAAAAAARSAAPVEPPVALPDPSAPAPMAAATVAETPVKRIAKTRSHPEPADKPADAAKPAAKAKPAAPKAEAAAAAAAADAPAPKRKRAKTDKGDA; from the coding sequence ATGTTTGACATCGGCTGGAGCGAGCTTCTGGTCATCGGCGTCGTCGCGTTGATCGTGGTGGGGCCAAAGGATCTGCCGGTCATGTTCCGCACCCTTGGGCGGATGACCGGCAAGGCCCGCGGCATGGCGCGCGAGTTTTCGCGCGCGATGGACGATGCGGCGCGCGAGTCGGGGGTGAAGGACCTCGGCAACGACCTGCGGGCCGCGACCTCGAAGAAGGCGCTCGGGCTCGACGCGCTGGAAAAGGCTGCCGACAGGTTCGAGAAATGGGAGCCCAAGCTGCCGGGCAGCCAGCCCCAGGCCAAGCCGGCCCCGGCGAGCCCGCCGATGGGCCCCGCGACTCAGGCCCTTGCCGATGACCGCGCCGCCGCTGCCGCAGCGCGCAGCGCAGCGCCGGTGGAGCCGCCGGTGGCCTTGCCCGATCCATCGGCCCCCGCGCCGATGGCCGCAGCGACGGTGGCAGAAACGCCGGTCAAGCGCATCGCCAAGACCCGCAGCCATCCTGAACCGGCTGACAAGCCCGCAGACGCCGCGAAGCCCGCCGCCAAGGCAAAGCCCGCCGCGCCGAAGGCCGAGGCCGCCGCCGCCGCCGCCGCCGCGGATGCTCCCGCCCCCAAGCGCAAGCGCGCCAAGACCGACAAGGGTGACGCATGA
- the tatA gene encoding twin-arginine translocase TatA/TatE family subunit — translation MLNNIGLPGLLLIAVVVLVLFGRGKISSLMGEVGKGITAFKKGVKDSTDEVETAGTEPMPRDTIPPHVNPQPIPSQPEKDRA, via the coding sequence ATGCTCAACAATATCGGCCTGCCCGGCCTTCTGCTGATCGCCGTCGTTGTGCTGGTCCTGTTCGGCCGCGGCAAGATTTCGTCGCTGATGGGCGAAGTCGGCAAGGGCATCACCGCCTTCAAGAAAGGCGTGAAGGACAGCACCGACGAGGTCGAGACTGCCGGCACCGAACCGATGCCGCGCGACACGATCCCGCCGCATGTGAACCCGCAGCCGATCCCGTCGCAGCCCGAGAAAGACCGGGCCTGA
- a CDS encoding DMT family transporter, whose amino-acid sequence MSQQPSIKALDWSLLALLSVLWGGSFFFSKLALADLPPLTVVLCRVSLAALALFVYLRATGTRIPRARPVWGAFFGMGLLNNIIPFSLLFWGQTQIASGLASILNATTPVFAILVTKALAPETDVTANRLAGVALGLGGVAVLVGGDALSDKGFPILPMLACLGATLSYGFAGFFGQRFRRMGIAPAIGAFGQLTASSLLMIPVVAVMDRPWTLAAPGMVTLGAVLALALMSTALAYVIYFRSLSAIGQLNTSMVTLMIPASAILLGSLVLGERLAMNHYAGLALIGLGLIAIDGRLWRRLRGASA is encoded by the coding sequence ATGTCACAGCAACCCTCCATCAAGGCCCTCGACTGGTCGCTTCTGGCGCTGCTCTCAGTGCTGTGGGGCGGGTCGTTCTTCTTCTCGAAGCTCGCCCTGGCCGATCTTCCACCGCTGACAGTGGTGCTGTGCCGGGTCTCGCTGGCCGCGCTGGCGCTGTTCGTCTATCTGCGCGCGACGGGGACAAGGATCCCGCGCGCCCGCCCGGTCTGGGGCGCGTTCTTCGGGATGGGGCTGTTGAACAACATCATCCCCTTCAGCCTGCTGTTCTGGGGGCAGACGCAGATCGCAAGCGGGCTCGCCTCGATCCTGAATGCCACGACGCCGGTCTTTGCGATCCTCGTCACAAAGGCGCTGGCCCCGGAAACCGACGTGACCGCGAACCGCCTCGCCGGCGTGGCCCTGGGGCTTGGCGGGGTGGCGGTCCTGGTGGGGGGCGACGCACTTTCGGACAAGGGATTTCCGATCCTGCCGATGCTCGCCTGCCTTGGGGCCACGCTCTCCTATGGCTTCGCGGGATTTTTCGGACAAAGGTTCCGCCGCATGGGCATCGCGCCCGCAATCGGCGCTTTCGGGCAGTTGACTGCGTCGAGCCTGCTGATGATCCCCGTCGTGGCCGTTATGGACAGGCCGTGGACGCTTGCCGCACCGGGGATGGTGACGCTCGGGGCGGTTCTCGCCCTTGCGCTGATGTCGACCGCGCTGGCCTATGTGATCTATTTCCGCAGCCTGTCTGCCATCGGCCAACTCAACACCTCGATGGTGACGCTGATGATCCCGGCCAGCGCCATCTTGCTGGGAAGCCTGGTCCTGGGCGAACGGCTGGCGATGAACCACTATGCCGGCCTTGCGCTGATCGGCCTTGGCCTGATTGCGATCGACGGCAGGCTCTGGCGCCGGCTGCGCGGGGCGTCGGCCTGA
- the gcvA gene encoding transcriptional regulator GcvA: MASPLPSLNALRAFEAAARHGSMSLAAEELHVSAGAVSQQIRELERDLGGPLFHRRPRQISLTETGAQLFPALRSAFRILREASDQARARPGTAVLTVSCTAGFASQWLLPRLAGFERLHPGIDLRISASNRILDFGQDRIDLAVRHGLGRWPGLRAERLVDDELTPVCSPGYLRRNGPLAGPGDLSRARLLHDEHRHDWALWLIAAGAPDDCAAAGPVFVDGTGAIEAAKAERGIALVRRSMVAQDLADGRLVAPFGQGVRSDLAYYLAYPPDALDKAHVAAFRDWLLAEAAR; the protein is encoded by the coding sequence ATGGCCAGCCCCCTCCCGTCGCTGAACGCGCTGCGGGCCTTCGAGGCCGCGGCCCGCCACGGCAGCATGTCGCTGGCGGCAGAGGAGCTTCATGTCAGCGCGGGGGCGGTCAGCCAGCAGATCAGGGAGCTGGAACGGGATCTCGGGGGCCCGCTGTTCCATCGCAGGCCCCGGCAGATCAGCCTGACCGAAACCGGGGCGCAGCTTTTTCCCGCCTTGCGCAGTGCCTTCAGGATCTTGCGGGAGGCTTCGGACCAGGCGCGGGCACGGCCGGGCACCGCGGTTCTGACGGTAAGCTGCACAGCGGGATTCGCCAGCCAGTGGCTGCTGCCGCGATTGGCCGGCTTCGAGAGGCTGCACCCCGGGATCGACCTGCGCATCAGTGCCTCGAACCGGATCCTGGACTTCGGGCAGGACCGGATCGACCTCGCCGTGCGTCACGGGCTTGGCCGCTGGCCGGGCCTCCGCGCCGAACGGCTGGTCGATGACGAGCTGACCCCGGTCTGCAGCCCGGGCTATCTGCGCAGGAACGGGCCCCTTGCCGGGCCGGGCGATCTGTCCCGCGCCAGGTTGCTGCATGACGAGCACCGGCATGACTGGGCGCTGTGGCTGATCGCCGCCGGAGCGCCGGACGACTGCGCCGCGGCCGGGCCGGTCTTCGTGGACGGGACCGGAGCCATCGAAGCCGCGAAGGCCGAGCGCGGCATCGCGCTGGTGCGCCGCTCGATGGTGGCGCAGGATCTGGCCGATGGGCGGCTTGTCGCCCCGTTCGGGCAGGGCGTCAGAAGCGACCTGGCCTATTATCTGGCCTATCCGCCGGATGCGCTGGACAAGGCCCATGTCGCGGCCTTCCGGGACTGGTTGCTGGCCGAGGCGGCCCGATAG
- a CDS encoding ABC transporter ATP-binding protein, protein MELIGNRLSQPANIPAPRLEVQHLTRRFGGRAVVDDVSLTIEPGQVTCLLGQSGCGKSTTLRIIAGVDMQDEGKIFVDGKLICDTLYRVPPEGRSIGLMFQDFALFPHLSVADNVGFGLKGARGDKRARVGELLERVAMSRYIDMYPHELSGGEQQRVALARALAPKPRIMLMDEPFSGLDERLRDGIRDETLSLLKEAGAAVLLVTHEPHEAMRMADQIALMRGGRIVQMGAPYNLYNAPVDRAAAGFFSDVNVIGGRVQGALTDTPFGAFLTPGLPDGTQVDIIFRPQHLKIDFDRNGRGPNPTPQDGTPARGVVERARFLGRESLVEFRMDFDGRVLKASVPNVFLPRPGTPLWLTVRRDRCFVFPAQG, encoded by the coding sequence ATGGAATTGATCGGAAACCGGTTGTCCCAACCCGCCAACATCCCCGCCCCGCGGCTGGAAGTGCAGCACCTGACCCGCCGCTTCGGCGGCCGCGCGGTCGTGGATGACGTGTCGCTGACCATCGAGCCGGGGCAGGTGACCTGCCTTCTGGGCCAGTCGGGCTGCGGCAAGTCTACCACCTTGCGGATCATTGCCGGGGTGGACATGCAGGACGAGGGCAAGATCTTCGTCGATGGCAAGCTGATCTGCGACACCCTCTACCGTGTGCCGCCCGAGGGCCGCTCCATCGGCCTGATGTTCCAGGATTTCGCGCTGTTCCCGCATCTGTCGGTCGCCGACAATGTCGGCTTCGGGCTGAAGGGCGCGCGCGGCGACAAGCGTGCCCGTGTCGGCGAACTGCTGGAGCGGGTGGCAATGAGCCGCTACATCGACATGTACCCGCATGAGCTGTCGGGGGGCGAGCAGCAGCGGGTGGCGCTGGCCCGGGCGCTGGCGCCCAAACCGCGGATCATGCTGATGGACGAGCCGTTCTCGGGTCTCGACGAGCGCCTGCGCGACGGTATCCGCGACGAGACGCTGAGCCTGCTGAAAGAGGCGGGCGCGGCGGTGTTGCTGGTCACGCATGAACCGCATGAGGCGATGCGCATGGCCGACCAGATCGCGCTGATGCGCGGCGGGCGCATCGTGCAGATGGGCGCGCCCTACAATCTCTACAACGCGCCGGTGGACCGGGCGGCGGCGGGGTTCTTCTCCGATGTGAACGTCATTGGCGGGCGGGTGCAGGGCGCGCTGACCGACACGCCCTTCGGCGCCTTCCTGACCCCGGGCCTGCCCGACGGCACCCAGGTCGACATCATCTTCCGCCCGCAGCACCTGAAGATCGACTTCGACCGCAATGGCCGCGGCCCCAACCCCACGCCGCAGGACGGCACCCCCGCCCGCGGCGTGGTCGAGCGCGCGCGGTTTCTGGGCCGCGAGAGCCTGGTGGAGTTCCGCATGGATTTCGACGGCCGCGTGCTCAAGGCCAGCGTGCCTAACGTGTTCCTGCCGCGCCCCGGCACGCCCCTGTGGCTGACGGTGCGCCGCGACCGCTGCTTCGTGTTCCCCGCACAGGGATAG
- a CDS encoding histidine phosphatase family protein, with protein MPVLRYLSHPEVAIDPEVPVPDWGLRARGHARMRVIASLGWPTGTTRIVASAERKARETAAYLAEPLGLTVEIAEDLGEIDRSSTGYVPPTGTRRWPMRSLPIPRPALRAGSGRWMRRPAPPPRCAGC; from the coding sequence ATGCCGGTGCTGCGCTATCTCTCGCATCCCGAGGTGGCCATCGACCCCGAGGTTCCGGTGCCGGACTGGGGGCTGCGGGCCCGCGGCCACGCCCGGATGCGGGTGATCGCCAGCCTGGGCTGGCCGACGGGCACCACGCGCATCGTCGCCAGCGCCGAGCGCAAGGCGCGCGAAACCGCCGCCTACCTGGCCGAGCCGCTGGGGCTGACGGTCGAGATCGCCGAGGATCTGGGCGAGATCGACCGCTCCTCGACCGGCTATGTGCCCCCGACCGGCACGAGGCGCTGGCCAATGCGCTCTTTGCCCATCCCGAGGCCAGCGCTGAGGGCTGGGAGCGGGCGGTGGATGCGCAGGCCCGCGCCGCCGCCGCGCTGTGCCGGATGCTGA
- a CDS encoding SDR family NAD(P)-dependent oxidoreductase, with protein sequence MDLGIKGRRALVTAASKGLGRGCAEALAEAGVDLVINARGAEALEATAEALRAKGVSVTAIAADITTPEGRAKVLEAAGPVDILVTNAGGPPPGMWHDWSRDDFIRALDANMLTPIALMQALMPGMIDRGWGRVVNITSNSVKSPIAQLGLSNSARAGLTGFVAGTARQVAPMGVTINNLLPGIHDTDRADALDRGVSSAEGLTMAEARDKRAATIPARRYGTAAEFGAMCAFLCSAHAGFIVGQNISLDGGAHNATI encoded by the coding sequence ATGGATCTTGGGATCAAGGGCCGCCGCGCGCTGGTGACAGCCGCCTCCAAGGGGCTGGGGCGCGGCTGTGCCGAGGCGCTGGCAGAGGCCGGCGTCGATCTGGTCATCAACGCCCGCGGCGCCGAGGCGCTGGAGGCCACGGCCGAGGCGCTGCGCGCCAAGGGCGTGAGCGTCACCGCGATTGCCGCCGACATCACCACGCCCGAGGGCCGCGCCAAGGTGCTGGAGGCCGCGGGGCCGGTGGACATCCTTGTCACCAATGCCGGTGGCCCGCCGCCCGGCATGTGGCATGACTGGAGCCGCGACGATTTCATCCGCGCCCTCGATGCCAACATGCTGACGCCGATCGCGCTGATGCAGGCGCTGATGCCGGGGATGATCGACCGCGGCTGGGGCAGGGTGGTCAACATCACCTCGAACTCGGTCAAGTCGCCGATCGCGCAGCTTGGCCTGTCGAATTCGGCCCGCGCCGGGCTCACCGGCTTTGTGGCCGGCACCGCGCGGCAGGTGGCGCCGATGGGGGTGACGATCAACAACCTGTTGCCCGGCATCCACGACACCGACCGCGCCGACGCGCTGGACCGGGGCGTGTCTTCCGCCGAGGGGCTGACGATGGCCGAGGCGCGCGACAAGCGCGCCGCCACCATCCCCGCCCGTCGCTATGGCACCGCCGCCGAGTTCGGGGCGATGTGCGCCTTCCTCTGCTCTGCCCATGCCGGGTTCATCGTCGGCCAGAACATCTCGCTGGACGGCGGCGCCCATAACGCCACCATATAG
- a CDS encoding Hint domain-containing protein — translation MMPPRSAPPPPPAAANSALPGLAAQVFSAEDLQVVAGANQGDGVGEPELCEPGDIYRLHRAARPLRLMLCPQAGDVQVQTVAAGSEIGAPGDRVTLLSLLTLMAPDADKLEVLVVRHDASGRHFALPLSPVAARTDYTLLTASLPPPDVRLSDMVCVSFTRGTMIAMAGGAQKPVEQLVVGDRVLTRDNGPQPIRWLGHARLRAAGSFAPVVISRGTLGNAGDLIVSQHHRIFLYQRGEHRVGGTAELLVQAKHLVDGEGVWLREGGFVDYFSLVFDHHEIIYAEGIPCESLLVSEATLSLLPQAFSAEVRARFPGLSQRQHFGTEASRTALDAIGRSTLLRGRRRH, via the coding sequence ATGATGCCCCCCCGCTCCGCCCCGCCCCCCCCGCCCGCCGCCGCGAACTCCGCCCTGCCGGGGCTGGCTGCGCAGGTGTTTTCGGCGGAGGATCTGCAGGTGGTGGCGGGCGCCAATCAGGGCGACGGGGTCGGCGAGCCAGAGCTGTGCGAGCCGGGCGACATCTACCGCCTGCACCGCGCCGCGCGCCCCCTGCGGCTGATGCTGTGCCCGCAAGCCGGCGACGTGCAGGTGCAGACCGTGGCCGCAGGCTCCGAGATCGGCGCGCCCGGCGACCGGGTGACGCTGCTGTCGCTGCTGACGCTGATGGCCCCCGATGCCGACAAGCTGGAGGTGCTGGTGGTGCGTCACGATGCCTCGGGCCGGCATTTCGCGCTGCCGCTGTCGCCCGTGGCCGCGCGCACCGACTACACGCTGCTGACCGCCAGCCTGCCCCCCCCCGATGTGCGCCTGTCGGACATGGTCTGCGTGTCCTTCACCCGCGGCACGATGATTGCGATGGCCGGGGGTGCGCAGAAGCCGGTGGAGCAGCTTGTGGTGGGCGACCGGGTGCTGACCCGCGACAATGGCCCGCAGCCGATCCGCTGGCTGGGCCATGCCCGGCTGCGCGCCGCGGGCAGCTTTGCGCCGGTGGTCATCAGCCGTGGCACGCTTGGCAATGCCGGCGACCTGATCGTCAGCCAGCATCACCGCATCTTCCTGTATCAGCGCGGCGAGCACCGGGTCGGCGGCACGGCCGAGCTGCTGGTCCAGGCCAAGCACCTGGTGGATGGCGAAGGGGTCTGGCTGCGCGAGGGCGGGTTCGTCGATTACTTCAGCCTGGTCTTCGACCATCACGAGATCATCTATGCCGAAGGCATCCCCTGCGAGAGCCTGCTGGTCAGCGAGGCGACGCTGAGCCTGCTGCCGCAAGCCTTCTCGGCCGAGGTGCGGGCGCGGTTCCCCGGGCTCAGCCAGCGCCAGCATTTCGGCACCGAGGCCTCGCGCACCGCACTCGACGCCATCGGCCGCAGCACGCTTTTGCGCGGCCGCCGGCGCCACTAA
- a CDS encoding universal stress protein produces MTTYLVATDLSERGDRAVGRAFDLAARNGADLVLTSIVDDTLPSDIAERLAEDIAARLARMAAAVAGAGGVTHRVAVRIGDPADAIAALASEEEASLLVLGLHRLRPLLDAMRDTTMQRVARMSPCPVLLVREPVVGPYDTVVAGVDFSPAAAAAVRMAARVAPAASIRPVHAMHVPYKGLMARSGTAADYAPFRHEAEAARDDWLAAEKLPEGLPEVQIAEGSVNDVLARALQDGATLLALGTHARSGLYGFIAGSHCTALMRDPPCDLLIVRPGGA; encoded by the coding sequence ATGACGACCTATCTTGTCGCCACCGACCTTTCGGAACGGGGCGACCGCGCCGTAGGGCGCGCCTTCGACCTTGCTGCCCGAAACGGGGCCGATCTGGTTCTGACCTCGATTGTCGATGACACGCTGCCCTCGGACATCGCCGAGCGGCTGGCCGAGGATATTGCCGCGCGGCTGGCGCGCATGGCCGCAGCCGTGGCGGGCGCGGGCGGCGTGACCCACCGCGTTGCGGTGCGGATCGGCGATCCGGCCGATGCCATTGCCGCGCTGGCCAGCGAAGAGGAAGCCTCGCTGCTGGTGCTTGGCCTGCACCGCCTGCGCCCGCTTCTGGATGCGATGCGCGACACCACCATGCAGCGCGTGGCGCGGATGAGCCCCTGCCCGGTGCTGCTGGTACGCGAGCCGGTGGTCGGCCCCTATGACACCGTGGTCGCGGGCGTCGATTTCTCGCCCGCCGCAGCGGCGGCGGTGCGGATGGCGGCGCGCGTGGCGCCCGCGGCCTCGATTCGGCCCGTCCACGCCATGCATGTGCCCTACAAGGGGCTGATGGCACGCTCTGGCACCGCCGCCGATTACGCGCCCTTCCGGCATGAGGCCGAGGCCGCCCGCGACGACTGGCTGGCGGCGGAGAAGCTGCCCGAAGGCCTGCCCGAGGTGCAGATCGCCGAGGGCAGCGTGAACGATGTCCTGGCCCGGGCGCTGCAGGACGGCGCGACGCTGCTTGCCCTGGGAACCCATGCCCGGTCCGGGCTTTACGGCTTTATCGCCGGCAGCCATTGCACGGCGCTGATGCGCGATCCGCCCTGCGATCTGCTGATCGTGCGCCCCGGCGGCGCCTGA
- a CDS encoding peptide chain release factor 3, whose product MLDQSNRPALPPEIARRRTFAIISHPDAGKTTLTEKFLLFGGAIQMAGQVRAKGEARRTRSDFMKMEQERGISVSASAMSFEYKGWRFNLVDTPGHSDFSEDTYRTLTAVDAAIMVIDGAKGVESQTRKLFEVCRLRDLPILTFCNKMDRESRDTFEIIDEIQENLAIDVAPASWPIGMGREFLGCYDIVHDRLELIDRADRNRVAESIKINGLDDPKLAEHVPAEQLATLRDELEMARELLPAFDRQSFLEGHMTPIWFGSAINSFGVRELMDGMGEFGPEPQPQKAAERQISAEESAVTGFVFKVQANMDPKHRDRVAFVRLASGHFERGMKLLHVRSKKQMAVSNPVLFLAADRELAEEAWAGDIIGIPNHGQLRIGDGLTEGEALRFTGIPSFAPELLQTVRAGDPMKAKHLEKALMQFAEEGAAKVFKPAIGSGFIVGVVGALQFEVLASRIEQEYSLPVRFEGSQFTSARWVSGPKAEIDRFVNLNKQHIAHDHDGDIVFLTRLQWDIDRITRDFPELRLTATKELMA is encoded by the coding sequence ATGCTCGACCAATCCAACCGCCCCGCCCTTCCGCCCGAAATTGCCCGCCGCCGGACCTTTGCGATCATCTCGCATCCCGACGCCGGCAAGACCACGCTGACCGAAAAGTTCCTGCTGTTCGGCGGCGCGATCCAGATGGCGGGCCAGGTCCGCGCCAAGGGCGAGGCGCGGCGCACGCGGTCGGACTTCATGAAGATGGAGCAGGAGCGCGGAATCTCGGTTTCCGCCTCGGCGATGAGCTTTGAATACAAGGGCTGGCGCTTCAACCTTGTCGACACGCCCGGCCACTCGGATTTCTCGGAAGACACCTATCGCACGCTGACCGCCGTCGATGCCGCGATCATGGTGATCGACGGCGCCAAGGGCGTGGAAAGCCAGACCCGCAAGCTGTTCGAGGTGTGCCGCCTGCGCGACCTGCCGATCCTGACCTTCTGCAACAAGATGGACCGCGAAAGCCGCGACACCTTCGAGATCATCGACGAGATCCAGGAAAACCTCGCCATCGACGTGGCCCCGGCCAGTTGGCCCATCGGCATGGGCCGCGAATTCCTCGGCTGCTATGACATCGTGCATGACCGGCTGGAACTGATCGACCGCGCCGACCGCAACCGGGTGGCGGAATCGATCAAGATCAACGGGCTGGACGACCCCAAGCTGGCCGAGCATGTGCCCGCCGAACAGCTTGCCACCCTGCGCGACGAGCTGGAGATGGCGCGCGAATTGCTGCCCGCCTTCGACCGGCAAAGCTTTCTTGAAGGGCACATGACCCCGATCTGGTTCGGCTCGGCGATCAACTCCTTCGGCGTGCGTGAGCTGATGGACGGCATGGGCGAGTTCGGCCCCGAGCCGCAGCCGCAGAAGGCTGCCGAACGCCAGATTTCTGCCGAGGAGAGCGCCGTCACCGGCTTTGTCTTCAAGGTGCAGGCCAACATGGATCCCAAGCACCGCGACCGGGTGGCCTTCGTGCGCCTGGCCTCGGGGCATTTCGAACGCGGGATGAAACTCCTGCATGTGCGCAGCAAAAAGCAGATGGCGGTGTCGAACCCGGTGCTGTTCCTGGCTGCCGACCGCGAGTTGGCGGAAGAGGCCTGGGCGGGTGACATCATCGGCATCCCCAACCACGGCCAGCTGCGCATCGGCGACGGGCTGACCGAGGGCGAGGCGCTGCGCTTCACCGGCATCCCCAGCTTTGCGCCGGAACTGCTGCAGACGGTGCGCGCGGGCGACCCGATGAAGGCCAAGCATCTGGAAAAGGCGCTGATGCAGTTCGCCGAAGAGGGCGCGGCCAAGGTGTTCAAGCCCGCCATCGGGTCAGGCTTCATCGTCGGCGTGGTCGGCGCGCTGCAATTCGAGGTGCTGGCCAGCCGGATCGAGCAGGAATACTCGCTGCCGGTGCGCTTCGAGGGCAGCCAGTTCACCTCGGCCCGCTGGGTCAGCGGCCCCAAGGCCGAGATCGACCGCTTCGTAAACCTCAACAAGCAGCATATCGCCCATGACCATGACGGCGACATCGTGTTCCTGACCCGCCTGCAATGGGACATCGACCGCATCACCCGCGACTTCCCCGAGCTGCGGCTGACCGCGACCAAGGAGCTGATGGCGTGA
- a CDS encoding transglutaminase-like domain-containing protein, protein MLIRFGHEFTITCDQPTPMVCLVSPHIERHADLVAPEVNTTSPQVPMHSYYDLFGNLCRRFVAPAGDFTFGLDATLRDSGQPDVYAPEAAEIPIAALPDETLLYLMGSRYCETDRLSQTAWDLFGQVEPGWGRVQAICDYVHNHITFNYMDARSTRTAWEAWQERKGVCRDFAHLSVTLCRAMNIPARYVNGYLGDIGVPPAGEGDFAAWMEVYLGGRWWTFDARNNMPRIGRIVVARGRDAADVPLLNSFGPHILKDFKVWTDEVWEG, encoded by the coding sequence ATGCTCATCCGTTTCGGCCATGAATTCACCATCACCTGCGATCAGCCCACCCCGATGGTGTGCCTTGTGTCCCCGCATATCGAGCGCCATGCCGATCTGGTCGCGCCCGAGGTCAACACCACCTCGCCGCAGGTGCCGATGCACAGCTATTATGACCTGTTCGGCAACCTGTGCCGCCGCTTTGTGGCGCCGGCGGGCGATTTCACCTTCGGGCTCGATGCCACCTTGCGCGATTCCGGCCAGCCCGATGTCTATGCCCCCGAGGCGGCCGAAATCCCGATTGCGGCACTGCCCGATGAAACCCTGCTCTACCTGATGGGCAGCCGCTATTGCGAGACTGACCGACTCAGCCAGACGGCGTGGGACCTGTTCGGGCAGGTGGAGCCGGGCTGGGGCCGGGTGCAGGCGATCTGCGACTATGTCCACAACCACATCACCTTCAACTACATGGATGCCCGCTCGACCCGCACCGCTTGGGAAGCCTGGCAAGAGCGCAAGGGCGTGTGCCGCGATTTCGCGCATCTGTCGGTGACGCTGTGCCGGGCGATGAACATTCCGGCGCGCTATGTGAACGGCTATCTGGGCGATATCGGTGTGCCGCCGGCCGGCGAGGGCGATTTCGCGGCCTGGATGGAGGTCTATCTGGGCGGTCGCTGGTGGACGTTCGATGCGCGCAACAACATGCCGCGGATCGGCCGGATCGTGGTCGCGCGCGGGCGCGACGCCGCCGATGTGCCGCTGCTGAACTCGTTTGGGCCGCATATCCTCAAGGACTTCAAGGTCTGGACCGATGAGGTCTGGGAGGGCTGA
- a CDS encoding OsmC family protein → MVKSGSAEWTGSLKEGKGTVSTQSGALDAQPYGFNTRFEDQPGTNPEELLGAAHAACFSMALSNLLGAEGITPGRIETTSKVTLEKKGEGFEITRVHLVTQIVADAEESVLMEVAQKAKTGCPVSKLFNAEVTMDATIG, encoded by the coding sequence ATCGTCAAGAGCGGATCCGCTGAATGGACCGGCAGCCTGAAAGAGGGCAAGGGCACCGTTTCCACGCAAAGCGGCGCGCTGGATGCGCAGCCCTACGGCTTCAACACCCGGTTCGAGGACCAGCCCGGCACCAATCCCGAGGAACTTCTGGGCGCCGCGCATGCCGCCTGTTTCTCGATGGCGCTGTCCAACCTTCTGGGCGCCGAGGGTATCACCCCGGGCCGGATCGAGACCACGTCGAAAGTGACGCTGGAGAAGAAGGGCGAGGGGTTTGAGATCACCCGCGTCCATCTGGTGACGCAGATCGTGGCAGATGCCGAGGAGTCGGTGCTGATGGAAGTGGCACAAAAGGCAAAGACCGGCTGCCCGGTGTCGAAACTGTTCAATGCCGAGGTGACGATGGACGCCACCATCGGCTAA